The sequence AATACCCAGCCCATCAGTGGTTTAATGACTACGGGTGCTGTATTTTATGAAATATTTTGGTGTTTATTTGCCTTCTGCTTCTTCCGCAACCCAAAAGGTTTTTTATCATTACCTGCTTACTAAAATTATTGCTGTTGTGGCATCCACCCTTATTGGAGCAGTTTCGCGCTACGTTAATAGGTAAATAATTGCTTGGTGGAATTTCTCGGATTATGTGTTGGGTTGCTTGTTAGGTTGGTTGTGGCTGCGCCGATTACAACGAAAAAATTATGCAAAAAAAGGTCAAAGTTAAGCCAAATTCCAAAATTCAAAAAATAGAGGAAGAAGCGGACGGGAGCTTAACTGTACATTTAAAATCTCCCCCAGTAGATGGTAAGGCTAATCAAGAGTTAATTCAAGTGTTAGCAGAGAAATTTAATGTGCCAAAAAATAGCATTAGAATTAAATCTGGTTTTAATTCCAGGCAAAAGTTAATTGAAATTAATAAATAAAGATATTAATCTTAAAAACACTCATTAACCAAAATATCTGAGGGTTAATAGCTGTTTAATTATTAGTTATTAGCAGTCATCAGCAAATTTTCAAGCACAATCTAGATTAGAGATTAATTAATATCTCCTACTTAAAGAAAAACTCGTCACCTAAATTATACAAGGAAACGAGTTATTGGTTTTTATTTTTGTTAAATACAATACTTAGATTCTTCAGTAATACTAATATATCCCGGCTGTGCTTTCACCCTTTCAATCCAAGCTTGAATGGCAGGGAATTGTGTCAAATCAAACCCACCTTCATCGGCTACATGAGTATATGCAAACAAAGCAATGTCTGCGATCGTATAACGCTCTCCAACAAAAAAATTATGAGTCTGCAAATAACTTTCCATCAAGTTAAGTGCTGCATAACCAGGTTTACTTTTTTGCTCTATAGCTTCTTTATATTTTTCACCTTTGCCTAGTATACTCATCCAAAATCTAGATGTAGCAATAAAAGGTTCATGACTGTTCTGTTCAAAAAATAACCACTGTAGCACTTGCGCTCGTAACAAACGGTCATAAGGTAAAAATTCTGTCCCTTCACTGAGATAAATTAAGATGGCATTTGATTCTGCCAAGTATTTACCTGGTTCAATTTCTAGCAACGGAATTTTCCCAGCTGGATTTTTGCTTAAAAATTCAGGCGTTCTAGACTCTCCTTTCAATATATTGACCTCTACCCTCTCAAATGGCATACCAATTTGCGATAATAAAAGACGTATCTTGTAGCCGTTACCCGAAGGTAAAAAATCGTACAAACGCAGCGTTTCCATGCCTATTAATTTTGAGATTAAGGTTGCAATTAAACATAATGAATTAACATACAATATATTTACAAAAAAACAAATAAAGAGAATAAAAATTTTAGAAATGCTGTTTTTGACTACACTAATAAAATCTCTAAAAAGTAAATTGATGAAAGTATTATTTTTAGCATTGACAAGTTTAATTTTGCAATTGGTAGAGTATCAAAATAATGTGTGGAAGATTTACTTTAAGCGTTATTCCAGAGGTTTTAGCTCAAGCTTTCCATCTTGAACAAGTTCCAGATATAGAGCCGCAATATAACATTGCACCTACGCAAATGGTGGGGACAGTTTTATATAACTCCCAAAACCACAAGCGTGAATTTCAGCAGTTGCGGTGGGGATTAATTCCTTCATGGGCAAAAGACTCAAGTATGGGAGCTAAACTAATTAACGCTAGAGCGGAAACCGTAGCAGAAAAACCTGCTTTTCGCTCTGCTTTCAAGCGCAGACGATGTCTAGTAGTGGCAGATGGTTTTTACGAATGGCAAAAGCAAGATGGCAAAAAACAGCCTTATTATTTTCGCCTTCAGAATGGGCAACCCTTTGGTTTTGCTGGGTTGTGGGAAGAGTGGGAATCTCCCCAAAAGCAACAGATTAAATCCTGTACAATTTTGACAACCCAAGCCAACGATTTACTGCAACCACTCCACGATCGCATGCCAGTCATTCTTACCGAGCAGGATTACCAGATGTGGCTAAATTGCCAAATGCAAGAACCAGAAGTATTACAGCAGCTATTACAGCCCTATAAATCCGAGGAAATGATTGGCTACCCAGTTAGCACCTTGGTTAACAATCCCAAGCACAATAGCTCAGAATGTATCATTGGGCTTAACACGGAGAATGCTCCTGTAAATCAGTTAAATTAGCTATTGAGTCATAAAGCCACAAATCCAACAGCACTTTTAGCCATTAGCTGCACATCTATAGAGAGGCACCTATGCCAAGAACTCAGAAAAACGATAACTTTATCGATAAATCTTTTACCGTCATGGCGGATCTAATCTTGAAGCTCCTGCCAGCGAATCAAAAAGCGAAAGAAGCCTTTGCTTATTACCGAGATGGGATGTCAGCGCAGTCAGAAGGTGAATACGCTGAAGCCCTAGACAATTACAAAGAAGCTTTAAAACTAGAGGAAGATTCTCAAGATCGGAGTTTTATTCTTTACAATATGGGTCTAATTCATGCTAGTAACGGCGAGCATGAACAGGCTTTAGAGCTATATCATCAAGCACTTGAATGTAATCCTCGTTTACCTCAAGCTTTGAACAACATCGCTGTGATCTACCATTACATGGGAGAAAAAGCTAGGGAAGCGGGAGACGAAGACGGAGGCGAAGCTTTGTTTGATAAAGCTGCCGATTATTGGATTAGAGCAATTCGTATGGCTCCCAATAACTACATCGAAGCCCAAAACTGGCTGAAAACTACAGGGCGGATGCAAATAGACGTATTCTTTTAGTCATTAGCAGGGGCGGGTTTATAAAGATAAATTGTCAGTTTCAATCGTTCATATAATCAAAAAAACCCGCCCGTACATTAGTCATTAGTCATTTGCTTCTTTACTAGTGGCTATTAACCATTAGCCATTAGCCATTAACTATTAGCCATTAATAAACCATGATTGACCGTGAACAAGTTCGTAAAGTAGCTCATTTGGCTCGTTTAGAATTGACACCAGAAGAAGAAGAAAAATTCACTACTCAATTGGGAAGTATTCTCGATTACTTCGAGCAGTTGAGCGAACTAGATGTTAGCAATGTGCCACCTACAACACGGGCAATCGATGTCAGTAACGTGACACGCCCTGATAATTTGCAACCTTACCCCGATCGCGAAGCTATTCTCCAAAGTTCACCACAACAAGAAGGCGAATTTTTCAAAGTGCCAAAAATCCTCAACGAGGAATAGTTAGTGGTTAATATTTTTCATTGTCATTAACCATTAGCCATTAACCATTAGCCATTAACCATTATCAAAGGAAGCTCATTATGGGTTTGGGAATTCTCAAGGATGGTAAGTGGATATCCGAACGAGAGCAAGAAGATTCAGAAGGTAAATTTATCCGTCCTTCAACCACTTTCCGTAACAAGATTACAGCCGATGGTTCAAGTGGGTTTAAAGCTGAACCGGGGCGCTATCACTTGTACATTTCTTGGGCTTGCCCTTGGGCGTGTCGTACTGCGATTTTACGTCAGTTAAAAGGACTGCAAGATGCGATCGCTTTATCAGTAGTTGCACCAGAAATTCACGATAATGGTTGGGAATTCTCAGATGAACCAGGAGCCATTCCCGATACAGTAAATGGAGCAAACTATCTCTGGCAAATTTATTTGCAAGCCGATCCGAACTACAGTGGACGAGTTACTGTCCCAGTTTTATGGGATACACAAAAGCATACAATTGTCAATAACGAATCCCGCGAAATTATGCGGATGTTCGATACTGAATTCAATGACATTGCCACCCATGATGTTAATTTTTACCCAGAAAAATTGCAAAAAGTTATTGATGAGACAATAGATGCCATTTATCAACCGATTAATAATGGTGTGTATCGGGCAGGCTTTGCAACTAAGCAATCGGCATATGATCAAGCAGTAACAGAGTTATTTGCTGCTTTGGATGATTGGGAAAAAGTATTGTCAGAGCAACGCTATTTGTGTGGCAATCAAATTACTGAAGCAGATTGGTGTATGTTTACTACTCTATTCCGCTTCGATAGTGTTTATTATGTACACTTCAAATGTAACTTACGCCGTATAGTAGACTACCCCAACTTGTGGAATTATCTCAAAGACTTGTACCAGCAACCAGGAGTCAAGGAAACTTGCAACCTTGACCACATTAAGAGACATTATTACCGTAGCCATCCTAAAGTTAACCCTACTCGCATTGTTCCGAAAGGGCCATTGATTGATTTTGATGCTCCACACAATCGCGATCAAGTTTTTGCACAGTAAATGATACACCTATGATACTTATATAAGTTCGTAGTAGGGACTTTAGTCCTACTCAGAAAATAAGGCAGACGGCAGAAGGAACCCTAATTTTCATGGGTGATGCTGTACTGCAAGTTCATAAGCCACTAAACTCCAACAGAAGAGAACTAAAGCGCTCACTACATACCTTAATGAGTGCGTGATTTAAGAGTGTAGCCCTGCAAGTAAATTTTTAACAATACTTCAGCAGTTATGCCCAGACTATGCCATAATCGCTACATTACTACAACTTGCACTTCACCCCTAAACAGCCTGGACGTTAAGTAGCCTACGGGTAGACACGTAGTGGATAAACGCAAGTAGCCACCCACTCTTCCTTGAAGCCGCTCCGCTTCTAGCGGGCGTCTACCAGGCTTATAGTTCAAGTCAGTTTTAACTGACTGAAAATCTTATCTAGTCTGAATTAATCAGACTTTAGCTTTTAGCCTTTGAAATTTATTTCTTGGCGAGCAAGAGCGTAGATGCAAGATATGAGATAGGTTACATTTTATGGTGTCAGGA is a genomic window of Chlorogloeopsis sp. ULAP01 containing:
- a CDS encoding DUF167 domain-containing protein; this encodes MQKKVKVKPNSKIQKIEEEADGSLTVHLKSPPVDGKANQELIQVLAEKFNVPKNSIRIKSGFNSRQKLIEINK
- a CDS encoding glutathione S-transferase family protein codes for the protein METLRLYDFLPSGNGYKIRLLLSQIGMPFERVEVNILKGESRTPEFLSKNPAGKIPLLEIEPGKYLAESNAILIYLSEGTEFLPYDRLLRAQVLQWLFFEQNSHEPFIATSRFWMSILGKGEKYKEAIEQKSKPGYAALNLMESYLQTHNFFVGERYTIADIALFAYTHVADEGGFDLTQFPAIQAWIERVKAQPGYISITEESKYCI
- a CDS encoding SOS response-associated peptidase translates to MCGRFTLSVIPEVLAQAFHLEQVPDIEPQYNIAPTQMVGTVLYNSQNHKREFQQLRWGLIPSWAKDSSMGAKLINARAETVAEKPAFRSAFKRRRCLVVADGFYEWQKQDGKKQPYYFRLQNGQPFGFAGLWEEWESPQKQQIKSCTILTTQANDLLQPLHDRMPVILTEQDYQMWLNCQMQEPEVLQQLLQPYKSEEMIGYPVSTLVNNPKHNSSECIIGLNTENAPVNQLN
- a CDS encoding photosystem I assembly protein Ycf3, giving the protein MPRTQKNDNFIDKSFTVMADLILKLLPANQKAKEAFAYYRDGMSAQSEGEYAEALDNYKEALKLEEDSQDRSFILYNMGLIHASNGEHEQALELYHQALECNPRLPQALNNIAVIYHYMGEKAREAGDEDGGEALFDKAADYWIRAIRMAPNNYIEAQNWLKTTGRMQIDVFF
- the gatC gene encoding Asp-tRNA(Asn)/Glu-tRNA(Gln) amidotransferase subunit GatC, translated to MIDREQVRKVAHLARLELTPEEEEKFTTQLGSILDYFEQLSELDVSNVPPTTRAIDVSNVTRPDNLQPYPDREAILQSSPQQEGEFFKVPKILNEE
- a CDS encoding glutathione S-transferase family protein — its product is MGLGILKDGKWISEREQEDSEGKFIRPSTTFRNKITADGSSGFKAEPGRYHLYISWACPWACRTAILRQLKGLQDAIALSVVAPEIHDNGWEFSDEPGAIPDTVNGANYLWQIYLQADPNYSGRVTVPVLWDTQKHTIVNNESREIMRMFDTEFNDIATHDVNFYPEKLQKVIDETIDAIYQPINNGVYRAGFATKQSAYDQAVTELFAALDDWEKVLSEQRYLCGNQITEADWCMFTTLFRFDSVYYVHFKCNLRRIVDYPNLWNYLKDLYQQPGVKETCNLDHIKRHYYRSHPKVNPTRIVPKGPLIDFDAPHNRDQVFAQ